The following proteins are co-located in the Pedobacter sp. FW305-3-2-15-E-R2A2 genome:
- a CDS encoding TonB-dependent receptor has protein sequence MKCSFILIAAQLTFISVLMASNVKSQDLDHKISLRLENVTIAQGLSAIGKVGNIRFSLREQSMQREKKNVTLVAAQISVREAINKLLANTGLQYKLVEGYVVIDSKPVPIVITGTVSDAKTRETLIGVSVKLKGTNTAASTDVNGKFKISVPEGGGILVVSYMGYQSREIKVDAATKELNINLIASSTQLSEVTVQARRKTNTEVAVLDERKKSAVVQDAISAVQIERTGSITTTQALQRVSGVTITDDKYVAIRGLGDRSVIGQLNGVRLASSDPDRSSIPLDLVPASLLDNITIYKTVTPDKPADAAAGIVELKTKSVPDSMVFDVIIQSGFNSNIGIGGQHNSFFNSDMGFLGDKINKKNLSSDFLNLATQYKGGLPQIQSMIANSGYSPEMKQEVKRINGIMQGFDPVMTTRYKQSPLNQLYSATFGNSYTLFKKHKLGVIAGGNYYRRTTDISGGDIQQYSIYQGVVTGNPQVSSPRNIPNYITPNSLYMGKYQTYKENTGTETLNYGTLLGLTYRFSPQHEISMQYLGSWGGETQATNMFGGYEYTGLPGDVRSTIYSLKQSYRKLNTFNLQGEHKFLTGEYAPRLSYNIASSRAGQNDPDYRFVTLADYMPKGDAYYGKPTTGPNSGVNDQVSSDHLYALSSGYVNGFGAYGIIQAEPNGRRYRNLDEKNYNYKADISIPFKLFGEKQEFKTGVNYLNRDRDFTENVLFLPGSNFSSLGALPLYRVEGNLDRLVSPEVIGIRPMAPGTGEGAAPVGGFLYNSQKSPNNYTGFFETKAAYAMVDLKVTKDLRLTGGVRFESTNIQSAVDTAGVFLDPALTAPGAGGTRIPLSLTSPNSVYKTGYKPYYSLNATYNFKDKMNFRAGYNTTLARPELREITNVFEFDAFQMGLVVGNPNLINQYTQNLDFRWEYFPNNGEVVAVSLFGKRIQNQLYKVFSLQTSGLAATYPEYPTIRFENDPNIGKVWGLELEIVKDLGRIWDPLQNFFVGTNLLLAQSQIKKSPERLEANRSLDRHTPSNSPLFEQAPYSLNGWLNYNNKRSGTSLTGTFNMVGERLVQINLTGEPDLYTRPVPVLDFVFSQRIFKNVIFKGYMKNLLNPSIRTVYANPGTGGTWYGNEYLNRGYKRGSEFMMGFTYNLF, from the coding sequence ATGAAATGCTCTTTTATCCTCATTGCGGCCCAGCTTACTTTTATAAGTGTCCTGATGGCCAGTAATGTAAAGAGTCAGGATCTTGATCATAAAATAAGCCTGCGGTTAGAAAATGTGACCATCGCACAGGGATTGTCTGCAATCGGGAAGGTAGGAAACATCCGGTTTTCTCTGAGAGAGCAATCTATGCAAAGGGAAAAGAAGAATGTTACGCTTGTTGCCGCACAGATCAGTGTCAGGGAAGCCATCAATAAGCTACTGGCCAATACCGGTTTGCAATATAAACTGGTGGAAGGTTATGTGGTGATTGACAGCAAACCTGTTCCTATTGTCATTACCGGAACAGTGAGCGACGCAAAAACCAGGGAAACCCTGATCGGCGTAAGTGTAAAACTGAAAGGAACGAATACCGCAGCATCTACCGATGTGAACGGTAAATTCAAAATCTCAGTTCCCGAAGGCGGAGGCATTCTTGTCGTTTCTTACATGGGATACCAAAGCAGGGAAATTAAAGTGGATGCGGCGACAAAAGAGCTGAATATCAATCTTATTGCTTCTTCTACTCAACTCAGTGAAGTAACCGTTCAGGCCAGAAGAAAAACGAATACCGAAGTTGCTGTATTGGACGAACGTAAAAAATCGGCCGTTGTACAGGATGCGATTTCAGCGGTTCAGATAGAACGTACCGGAAGTATTACCACCACTCAGGCTTTACAAAGGGTTTCAGGAGTGACCATCACAGATGATAAATATGTGGCGATTCGTGGTTTGGGAGATAGAAGTGTGATCGGACAATTAAATGGTGTCCGTCTGGCTTCTTCTGATCCGGACCGCAGTTCCATTCCTTTGGACCTGGTTCCGGCCTCACTTTTAGACAACATCACGATTTATAAAACGGTGACCCCGGATAAACCTGCAGATGCTGCTGCCGGAATTGTAGAGCTAAAAACGAAATCCGTACCAGACAGTATGGTCTTTGATGTAATTATTCAATCTGGTTTCAATTCCAATATTGGTATCGGCGGACAACACAATAGCTTTTTCAATAGTGATATGGGTTTCTTAGGCGATAAAATCAACAAGAAAAACTTATCCTCCGATTTCTTAAATCTGGCCACACAATACAAAGGCGGACTTCCGCAAATCCAGAGCATGATCGCCAACAGCGGATACAGTCCGGAGATGAAACAGGAAGTGAAAAGGATCAATGGAATTATGCAGGGTTTTGATCCGGTAATGACCACGCGTTACAAACAAAGTCCTCTAAATCAGTTGTACTCGGCTACTTTCGGAAATAGCTATACCCTGTTTAAAAAACATAAACTAGGGGTAATTGCAGGTGGGAATTATTACCGCCGTACCACAGATATTTCTGGGGGTGACATCCAGCAGTATAGTATCTATCAGGGAGTAGTAACAGGTAATCCACAGGTGAGCAGCCCAAGGAATATACCCAACTACATTACCCCAAATAGCTTATATATGGGTAAATATCAAACCTATAAAGAGAATACAGGAACAGAAACCCTGAATTATGGAACTTTATTGGGTTTAACTTACCGTTTTAGCCCGCAGCATGAAATCAGCATGCAATACCTGGGCAGCTGGGGTGGTGAAACACAGGCGACCAATATGTTTGGGGGCTATGAGTACACCGGACTGCCTGGTGATGTCCGCAGTACGATCTACTCGCTTAAACAATCTTACCGTAAGCTCAATACTTTTAACCTTCAGGGAGAGCATAAATTCCTGACCGGTGAGTATGCGCCAAGGCTAAGTTATAACATTGCTTCCTCGAGAGCAGGTCAAAATGATCCGGATTATCGCTTTGTAACCCTGGCAGACTATATGCCTAAAGGGGATGCTTATTATGGCAAACCAACGACAGGTCCCAATAGCGGGGTCAATGACCAGGTGAGCTCAGATCATTTATATGCATTGTCGTCTGGTTATGTAAATGGATTTGGTGCGTATGGCATTATCCAGGCAGAGCCTAACGGACGACGTTACAGAAATCTGGATGAGAAGAATTATAACTATAAAGCAGACATCAGCATTCCTTTTAAACTCTTTGGGGAGAAGCAGGAATTTAAAACCGGGGTCAATTACCTGAATCGCGACCGTGATTTCACAGAGAATGTGTTGTTTCTTCCAGGCTCTAACTTCTCTTCTTTAGGCGCATTGCCATTATATAGGGTAGAAGGAAATTTGGACCGTTTGGTAAGCCCGGAGGTGATCGGGATTCGTCCGATGGCCCCAGGGACCGGAGAAGGTGCAGCTCCGGTGGGTGGATTTTTATACAATAGTCAGAAATCCCCGAACAATTATACTGGTTTCTTTGAAACCAAGGCAGCCTATGCAATGGTCGACCTGAAAGTCACAAAAGACCTGAGGTTAACCGGAGGTGTACGTTTTGAATCTACCAATATTCAATCGGCAGTAGATACGGCAGGTGTATTTTTAGATCCTGCACTAACTGCTCCGGGAGCAGGTGGGACAAGGATTCCATTGTCTTTAACGAGTCCTAACTCTGTTTATAAGACAGGATACAAGCCTTACTATTCCTTAAACGCGACCTACAATTTTAAAGATAAAATGAATTTCAGAGCTGGATACAATACCACATTGGCCAGACCTGAGCTTAGAGAGATCACCAACGTATTCGAATTTGATGCTTTCCAAATGGGATTGGTAGTAGGAAATCCAAACCTGATCAACCAGTACACACAAAACCTGGATTTCCGTTGGGAGTATTTCCCGAACAACGGCGAAGTGGTTGCCGTATCTCTATTCGGAAAGCGGATTCAAAACCAATTGTATAAAGTATTTAGTCTGCAAACGAGTGGTCTGGCAGCGACCTATCCGGAATATCCAACCATCAGGTTCGAAAATGATCCCAACATTGGTAAAGTATGGGGATTGGAGCTGGAAATTGTAAAGGACCTGGGCAGAATCTGGGACCCGCTTCAGAATTTCTTTGTCGGTACCAACCTGCTGCTTGCCCAAAGTCAGATTAAAAAATCACCGGAGCGTTTGGAAGCAAACCGTTCCCTGGACAGACATACGCCAAGCAATAGTCCGCTGTTTGAACAAGCACCGTATTCCCTTAACGGATGGTTGAACTATAATAACAAACGCTCCGGAACAAGTCTTACCGGAACATTTAACATGGTAGGGGAGCGTCTGGTACAGATCAACCTGACAGGTGAGCCTGACCTGTATACCCGTCCGGTTCCAGTCCTTGATTTTGTATTCAGTCAGCGGATTTTTAAGAACGTGATTTTTAAAGGTTACATGAAAAACCTGCTGAACCCATCTATCAGAACGGTATATGCGAATCCGGGAACAGGTGGTACCTGGTATGGAAACGAATACCTGAACCGTGGCTATAAACGTGGCAGCGAATTTATGATGGGTTTCACTTATAATTTGTTTTAA